TGATGGACTGGTTGCTCGGTTATGTTCCAAtgatattaataaaaaaaacgaGTAAAATATGTCCTCATCTATTTATATCCACCTCAAAGATATCTGATAAAATAATTAAAGTAAGCTTTCAGACGTGAGACATGTCCTGACTGTTGAACTGGATCTGAGGTAAAGAAGAACGTTGCCTCAATTAGCTCGTTTTTGCTGAACTGGTCCTTTAGATTAAAATTCTTTTGGCAACCTTAACCAACCCGAGTAATAAAAATCTGTCAATACTAGACCAACTGAAGGATCTTAATTTGCATATTCTGCATCGTTCTGCAAACCCAGATGTTGGCCAACTTGTTTTGAGCCTTCCAACATGAGTGATTATTTCACTAGACTTGAGTCATGGAGTCCAATCAGAGAGGTTTGTGTAAACATTTCTCCAACCGTATCCTTGGTGCCTTGTTTGCAGgttttccatctttttttttttttttttttaagcgccATAATGACTGTAACAAACATTTCAGTGTAATCATTAATGATTTCCTATCAGTCCATCCACTCATTTAGCTACATTACTCAAAGATGACTAAGAAAAAGAAATCAGAGTGTTGTGCTCTTATTTCATGCATGTGGTTTGTCATGTTCTACAGTAATGTGGTAGGGTCACTAGTCTGCACAGGTGCAACTGTTGCTCTTTATTAGTGAACTGTGACTTCCTGTGACTTCACTCGTGCCTCGGCTGCAGCGACCCAATTTGAGAGCTGCTGTTCCCTTTCcctgctaagctaagctaacatgGCAGTTTATTAAAGGTGACAAGTGTTCGCCAAGGGACTCGGTGGTTATGACTGATCATTATCTTCAgtgcacgcacacatgcacactgaCGCGCACATGTTTGCACTTCCTTCCTTTGTGTGAAGCTCAAGGGACAGACAGCTCTGCCCCTGTCTGTCCaagtctctctgtctttctgctcCATAGGATTCAGTCCTTCTTCTTTCATGTGTATATTTGTATGTTTCGAAGGACAGGTGTCAAGGCAGGAATAAGTTCAGAAGTTTAGTTTAGTATTCTGATGTCTTGAGTAGCTCTTGGAGATGGTTTTGCGAGTGTGTGTGAGCGGATGAGTGAGGGACAGTAGTGTGATTTGTTCTTTCACTCTGACTCATCTAGTGAAAATTCAGTTACCCCATAACAGTTAGGTGTCCCTCTAACAACTGATTGTAGctcaagtctgtgtgtgtgtgtgcgtgttttaaaTTAGCCGGCGCCATGTGATGATCATTCAGACAATACATTGATACCCTATCTTCTCCGTTCTCCTTCATTCTCGTGCTAtcattatttctctctctctatctatctcttcTGCCTTCTCCTTTCTTCGTCCATTCCCGAGGGAGAGAAGATTCCGCCTGCTGCTCGTTAGAGCTCCCAGCCAATCTGCATTTTTAATTAGCAGTTATTGcttctgcttaatatgcaagtgcTACCCTGGGCCAAATGGGAATCCTCACAAAAAGAGTGAAGGAGAGGGAGGAAAAAAGGGGGGaatagagagagagcgagagatgggTTGGGTATTGTGTTTCACTCCAGGACCTCGAGACAAAAGCCCTCCTGCACCCCTCCCCTGTCTCCCCCACCCAAGGGAGAGATCTGAAGGCAGAAGGGGACTCACACGGAGGGTTTCAAGGTGCATTCGTTGAAATTTTTTTTCTAGGCTACTTAATGTCATGTAGGgctcttttttcccctctttgttcttaagtcaaactttatttaatttttttttttactttattttttttcaccgctcctttTAACCTTCCTTCCCTAAGGCTCAAAGGCATGTCTTCTCCTCTAAGCTCTCTCCTCTCCAGGCCTAGAGCCTTCAACGGAGGACAGAGACACTTTATAATCTTCTCACCCCTCAAACCCCCTCCCAATAAAATACAGAAGGATTTTGACTTGAGGAGACATGAAAGAGGCTTATACCATTCAGCCCTGAGCCCTTTGGCAGCAACGAAAAATTAaatgcattattattttttttccccttcaattTTTGGGATCCTGTTTCCCATTTTGATTTATGCAGAGAGGCCCCATTTATCAAGCAGGCTGACTCAGGGTTCATTTGCATAAAGCCTTCGTTTCGCCTCATTCCGCTAATTAGCAATTTGCTGCTTAATTGGTGAGTGGCTCTCAGAAAAGGAGACAAAGCTCACCATATATTTGAAGATATCCACAGACCTCTCTTACGGCAGCTTCAGtcttttgtctttttctttttacACTTGCTGCACTCTCCTCTGGGCACACCTAGCAACCTTGACCCTGGCAAGGTTACTGACGTTTTGCCTAAGGATGTTCTTTCTGGCTGTGTCTACGTCCTACAAAGACAACCCTGTGCACCTGATTTTTGTTTTCCTTCTCTCCTTTTCATTTAATAGATGAGGACTTGCTGTTACACATACATACCATTTTCATTTCTTATAATTCTGGCTGTAGCATGCCCTACTTTTTCACGTTTGCTGTTAAACCTGTTTCTGCCCTGCGCAAACCAAATGACATTGTTCTGAGTTATGGGCGGCTTCTTCTGACGTCCTTTCATTTTCATGCTGCAAACTGTCTCGCGCGTTATCACAGTGCATTCTTGCACATGACCTTAAGCATTGAGGGATGTCATTTTCTTACTGGACTAGCCATGCCTGTTCTGGTGGCCCCTGTTttgcattttcattttatttcattttacctGTATGCCAGTGTTGCAGTGTAAATTTGAATTTGTGCTGTTGATTTTAAAGTTCTTTGAACTTGAACTCGTAAATATTGAGcacactccaaaaaaaaaaaccctttaaaatAGTCTGTTTTATTATTATGTTTCCTGTCATGGTGGTTCCACAAAAATGCATGAGATGGCAGAAAAAGAAATGTAAgcacttagatttttttttttttaccttttatcAAGAAATCCAGGCTTTATGGATGCATGGGTTAAAAATGCAAATTGGAAATGCCCCCAGCCCCGCACACCTTCTGCCTTCTTTGGTTAAGTAGCCTTGAATGGCCTACATTTGCATGTGGAAACTTGATTGGCTCTTAGTTTTTATGACACAATAACACTTCTGTTGCATGTTTAATGCTAACTCAGATTTTCAGATCCCTTCTTCTGAAAAGAACAACACTCTGGCAAATGCTCTACGTTGACAATTTCAGACTTTGACTAATGTACCACTCATGTACTCCTTTGAATTTCATAAATGCGTTTTATAAAGTGTAGGGTGACCTTAAAACCAATTCTAGTCAAATAATCTCCATGTAATTTCTGTTGCAGATGAGCCATCCAGTTTTACCTGtctggtgtgtgagtgtgtgttgccAAGTGCGTGGGCCCTCCTCCAACATGCCCAGCATACACACTCCCTGAGTCTCTACCAAGTCGAGGCCAGTCCTCCACAAAAGTCCAAACCAGCAGCCATGATGGATCCACGCCACCTGGGTGCCACACTAGCCTCTGCCTTCTACACTTCCTCTTCCTTGAAACGTTTACCCCACTCCCATCAGCCCCAGAGCCACGTCCTCTTGTCAGGAGGACGGAATCTTCAGAGTCTGAACTTCTCACTGTGTCTGCAACGGCTGGCGGAGGTGAGTGTTGGGAATGGAGGAGTTATGCCCTCGCCATCTTCATCTCCACCCGCCGCTTCTCCTTTTCCTCACTCTACCCCTCCATTGCTTGGCGCCTTCTCCTGTGAGGTCTGTGGCCAGAATTTCCAGTCCTTGCGCAGCCTTTCTGCTCATCGGCGCACGCATGCCACTGAGAAGCCTTACCATTGTGCTGTGTGTCGGCTATCTTTTGCCCAAAGTGGAGAGCTAGCTCGACACATGAGGAGCCATCGAAAAACACCTGAAAGCTCAGCGAAAGTGTCAGAAAGCTCATTAAGAATCCAAAATCTTGTTACTGCCACCAAAAATGAGGATGGTAAAGTCCCAAGCAGATTTTCTCAGCAAGGATATGGAGACGGTGGGCATCAGGAAGGTGACCCTGCAGGCACAGGTTTGATCCTGTTGGCATCCCAGCCAGGAGGAGCCAACCGCAGTTTGCAAAGGTACTGTCAACTTCAAACGGAGGTAGATGAGGAGGTACAGGTTGAGCCACAGCATCCCTCACCCTATGGCAGCCCTTCAGAGGGCTCGCTGGACAGCGGAGAGACTGGTGAGAGTGGCATTGCCAGTGGTAATTGTACTCCCAAGAGACCTGAGCGCGAGGGCGATGTggaggcagaggtggaaagtgtGGATGTGGTGCAGGACTGGCAGCAGGACAATGAGAGACGCCAGTCTGCTGGTCGCAAGAAGAAAGAAGAGGCATGTGAATTTTGTGGCAAACGATTCCGCAACAGTAGCAACCTGACTGTGCATAGAAGGAGCCACACAGGTGAACGGCCGTACCGTTGTGGGTTGTGCAGTTATGCCTGCGCCCAGAGCAGCAAGCTGACACGCCATATGAAGACCCATGGCACCCATGGCACCCGTGCCCCCTTCCAGTGCCAGCTCTGCTCTGTGCCCTTTACTGTCTATGCCACATTGGAGAAGCACCTGAAGAAGACACATGGTATTAGCAATGCCACAGTCGGAGCCTACAGCCAGAACACACGTTCTCTAAGCCCTCCTCTTGGATACACCAACCTTTCCATTAAAATGGAGGATGATCACACCATCGAGCACTCTGAAGCCCCAGTCCAAACCATTACAGAGGTTGTGGAGATGCCCAAAACTCTCAAAGAAGAGGAACCCGAGATGGTCACCACTGATGGTGCGCCCTCATCCACTCCTGAAGATGCCAGCCATAAAGCAGGGTTAAGTCTTGCTCCAAGCACTGCCTGAACATTCAAGGAATCCTTCATGGGTCCTAAAGACCTCAGTTAGCACACCAGACACTTGGATCTGATTCTACCCAGCCCCTGGTCAATATCTCCCTCAAAAACTGAGATACCAAAACTGTCTTTTGGTGAATAGGAGCCACATTATGGGTGATGTAGTTGATCAGCTATCCTAGATCAGATTACAGTCAAGTGCCTACATGTAGACAACTGTGACCATTCCTGTAAGGACTCTGGACTCCGTGTGATATTTGAAATGTTTTGCACTCCTTACGCTGAGTGATTTGACTTGTTTGTCCAGGACTATAGAGATAACATGATGTCTTTCAGCCCCAGAAGAAGATGGGTAAATCAGTCTAGCGCATCAATGACCAAGAAAGATCAAGATTGTCTGTACATCATTCTTATTAGTTTTTTTTGTTATTCTTAGAGGATTGTTATTTGCAAAGAAGTTACACACGCAATTTTAGTGACTCTTAAAGTCAAACTGACATGGAAAATGAAATTTTTGTAATGCTCTTTCCCCAACATTTTTGAGAAAATTATACTGGCagtaaggattattattattattttttaataaattggGTTCCACTGAAAATCCTTTTAACCTTGGAAACAGTTTTCATCTGTGTCCTGAACACTGGACCTTAATTTTGGGATACTGTTTATAATGAGCACAGTTTGGGTATGTggcaatgagcatcaacaatcgtAACACGGATTTCTGTGTTCCTAATCTTCAGCACACATGGCAGTGTCTTAGGGATCTTTGTAAATGTATTTGAAGTCAGCGCTTACACATTCTGTGCATTATAACCGATTCATCTCAAAACCTCTAGCTGCTCTTCTATGCATAAAGCTTAATTTTATAATTAAAAAGAAAACGGGTGTCTGCATGCTTTCTATTTTGTCTGTATTGCTGTTTACAGGTTATGTGTTTAAATGCATGCCTTGAAATATTAAGGGTTtttgtgttgggttttttttttttaataatttttttgcccTGTGTCTTTTCATGGGTGGTGCATGTTGTATGAGGGTGcaaatgaaaagccatgctttagaGGAATGACTGGGTGGGGTACAGCACTGACCTGTTGCctggagaagtgtgtgtgtgtgtgtgtgtgtgtgtctctctctctctctcgcaatgTGTGTAAATAATACATATGGGTTGAAACGTCTTATTATATGTATGCAGAATACATATAATACATATGTATGTTTGCTAGTTTATTTTCTATGAATATTGATGTCTGTAATCTATCAGGGAACTGTTGactgtttttcttttaaataaaaaatacagttcTGAATATTTGACTATACACAAATGTGAAAGGCTGTTGGGCACAACAGTGTCCACCACTTCAGGGGATGACACGCTCTCTCTGTATAGAGCGCTTCACCCTCCCTAATGATGAGGATCCATTTTGTTGTTTGCTTCATCTGTATTGATTTCAATTATGTATGTGGAATATTTTCCCCAATATTCCATGGGAAGCACATGCCTTTGCTGTAAAGCAGCTATAATTTTCCTATCCTGTGCCTGTGCAGGGGAATATTAAAAGACTGACGCAAAGTcaagtgtccgtgtgtgtgtctgcaatGGAATGGAACTTGCCACTACTTGTTTGAGAATACATCAATTCATCCATGTTTGGACTGGCGTGCTGCTCTTCTCCCAACTTACTTCCTTTTGAATTGTGCTTGGACTCAAAGGTCATTCAGAAAGGCTACacctgtattttgtgtgtgtgtgtttcaataaGCACACTTTTCATTAGGTTGTGAGCAGAAGCTGCACCAACTTGTTAAGTTCATTATAACTTTGTACTCAAGGTTTTATGGTAGATCTGATTAACTGTGTTACACTCAGTAGCCGTTTTATTCGAAACACCTACTTAATACCGCTCAGAACAGCTGTAACACATTGGAGTGTTATAAAGCTATACATGGTATACACTGAGGGGTAATTACTCTGACGCGTTTGTTTTTGTGATTTTAATATACTTCCAGTGCATATAGCTACTTCAGCTTTACACACATGACATCTTTTAACTTCAAACTTTATAAATATGAGCAAAACAATGTGTTCATAACCATAAACAAATGTATAAAAATTGATTGGGAAAAACAGGGTTAACATTATTAACCACCTCTCAAGTGGAAAAAGCTACAGAGCCATAGCAAAGCCTTTAAACATCCATATCAATACATGGTAGAAGTCGTAAAAGTTTGGTGCAGTACACAAAGTTTCCATAGAAACAAGATGCTTTGGAGAAAAAAGTCCTCCAGCTTTGCTTCTGCAGGTGTAGAAACATCCATAGTGTATCCACCTTCATTACAGTTTTCTCTTAAATGGATTACGCTAATGTTTTCCTCTTAAATCTGCCATAGAATATAGATACCAGACCCATTGCTTAATACTAAAATTGTTAAAGCACCACTGGCAGTAATTATAATCTTTCTGAGTCTGATGCTATGAGCTTGGTGCACCTGGATTCAGGGATATTCTGCCAGTCCTCTTTGCAGGACCCTCAAGGTCTTTCCAGAAATATCCAACTGGGTTAAGGTCAAATTCTGTCTAGACCACTCAAGAATGTTGACAGATACGTCCTGAAGCCACTCCTGCATTGTTTTCTCGATGTGTTTCAGTCATTTAAAGGTCAACGTTGGACTTAGGTTCTGAGGTTCTGGtcacttttttttctccaaagATGTCTGTGTTATGATTTGTTTATGTAAGCCAAAGACTTCAAACTCAGATGGAGTCACAGAACAGTCACCAAAAAAACTGTTAACCTTTTAttgaaggtacacacacacacaatgtgcaatattagaaACATTGCTAGAAGAGGATAATAATCATAAACTTGTTCCTTTCTCTTGGTCTTAGTATAGCTACCACTCTTTAGTTGAGTCAGTTTCCAGGCAAGTAAATCATCACACACTGGAACTTTTATTTGCTCTGTGGAATCACAAGTAAATTTAGGATTTGTCCACTTGTGCAGGACTTCTAGAGTTCCATCAGGGTGACCTTCTGGTtcttactggccactttattaggcacagCATGCACAGTGTTCGTTAATTGTCCTCTAGGGCTTCATCAGTGTCAGCTTGCAACCACAACACCACTGGATTTTGGTTGGTGGACCAGTTGGTGGACTGTTCATCAACTCAGCAGTGACTTTGAATGCTAACACATTTCAACCAGCTCCAGATACACTAATATGTCTGCTGAGAATGACAcaccacaaaaataaaaataatcttgTCAGCATTAGTCCTGTGCTGGTCCCTTTCTACTAATGGATGGAGTAGGGAGGGGCTACAAACTCACTTATGGTAAGAATACATACTGGCGCTACCTTATAAAATGCCCATTAAGCAATGGCATGCACTAGTATACATAAAATTAAACTGAAAACAACCTAACTGAACTTTACTGTGTTCAGagaagaaaatgagatgtgaTCCCTGGCAGAAATGGGTATTA
The genomic region above belongs to Neoarius graeffei isolate fNeoGra1 chromosome 6, fNeoGra1.pri, whole genome shotgun sequence and contains:
- the znf296 gene encoding zinc finger protein 296; translated protein: MSRRKLGSRPQHLSVIQDAPEPSVTPVSPCSPDHLAGGSDLLTCGQCGQAFPLAHILTFIQHKQGGCSSTRRGPLDHTPQSPANHAFQRGPGMLLETGYMELKRTTGKRWKEEPGVKVEANQADEPSSFTCLVCECVLPSAWALLQHAQHTHSLSLYQVEASPPQKSKPAAMMDPRHLGATLASAFYTSSSLKRLPHSHQPQSHVLLSGGRNLQSLNFSLCLQRLAEVSVGNGGVMPSPSSSPPAASPFPHSTPPLLGAFSCEVCGQNFQSLRSLSAHRRTHATEKPYHCAVCRLSFAQSGELARHMRSHRKTPESSAKVSESSLRIQNLVTATKNEDGKVPSRFSQQGYGDGGHQEGDPAGTGLILLASQPGGANRSLQRYCQLQTEVDEEVQVEPQHPSPYGSPSEGSLDSGETGESGIASGNCTPKRPEREGDVEAEVESVDVVQDWQQDNERRQSAGRKKKEEACEFCGKRFRNSSNLTVHRRSHTGERPYRCGLCSYACAQSSKLTRHMKTHGTHGTRAPFQCQLCSVPFTVYATLEKHLKKTHGISNATVGAYSQNTRSLSPPLGYTNLSIKMEDDHTIEHSEAPVQTITEVVEMPKTLKEEEPEMVTTDGAPSSTPEDASHKAGLSLAPSTA